Proteins encoded by one window of Martelella endophytica:
- a CDS encoding MBL fold metallo-hydrolase, which yields MAEPDFDRDFDPSYGTPVRITDGLYRLTAENPSPFTFAGTNGYLLGERDLVIVDPGPDLPGHLDHWLKAIDGRRVAAIAITHTHLDHTPLAHRLKAETGAPIAGFGPHQPARPLHAGETNPFAESGDMALTPDIILADGDRLAAGERVLEAVHTPGHTANHLAFALAGTPYLLSGDHVMGWSTTIVSPPDGSMRDYMASLEKLLQRPETIYLPGHGGPVTGAHGFVRGIRSHRRMRERAILARLAAGDETIEAMVKVIYRTTSETLHGAAALSVLAHIEDLVERGKVETDGPALLKGHYRLPRT from the coding sequence ATGGCGGAGCCGGACTTCGACAGGGACTTCGACCCCTCTTACGGGACGCCGGTGAGGATCACCGACGGGCTATACCGGCTGACGGCCGAAAACCCCTCGCCCTTCACATTCGCGGGCACCAATGGCTATCTCCTCGGCGAACGGGATCTCGTCATCGTCGATCCGGGGCCGGATCTGCCCGGCCATCTCGACCATTGGCTCAAGGCCATCGACGGGCGGCGCGTCGCGGCTATCGCCATCACCCACACCCACCTCGACCACACGCCGCTGGCGCATCGGCTGAAGGCCGAGACAGGCGCGCCGATCGCCGGCTTCGGTCCGCACCAGCCCGCACGGCCGCTGCACGCGGGCGAAACCAATCCATTTGCCGAAAGCGGCGACATGGCGCTGACGCCCGATATCATACTCGCCGACGGTGACCGTCTGGCGGCGGGCGAGCGGGTGCTCGAAGCGGTGCACACGCCGGGACATACGGCCAACCACCTCGCCTTCGCGCTTGCCGGCACGCCCTATCTGCTTTCCGGCGACCATGTGATGGGCTGGTCGACCACCATCGTCTCGCCGCCGGATGGTTCGATGCGCGACTACATGGCTTCGCTCGAGAAGCTGCTGCAGCGGCCGGAGACGATCTACCTGCCAGGCCATGGCGGACCGGTGACCGGCGCCCACGGCTTCGTGCGCGGCATCCGTTCGCACCGGCGCATGCGCGAGCGGGCGATCCTCGCGCGCCTCGCCGCCGGCGACGAGACCATCGAGGCCATGGTGAAGGTCATCTACCGCACCACCAGCGAAACCCTGCACGGGGCCGCGGCCCTCTCCGTGCTCGCCCATATCGAGGATCTCGTCGAGCGCGGCAAGGTGGAGACCGACGGGCCAGCGCTGCTCAAGGGGCACTACCGGCTGCCGCGGACCTGA
- a CDS encoding site-specific integrase, translating to MDGRYWVPLIAALTGARREEIAGIKAAEIIQVDGTWCFDIKPNANRRLKNRQSERRVPIHAQLLDLGLIKYVRSMARRGATVDLFPDLKPSKATGNFGDQAYPAFANAMNDQISDVDKKSLHSFRHYIIDVINNTSVKSEYRNDLLGHLGESIGSSRYGSGTSIANLRATIDLLPRIAALEPFCQTFEAGSQS from the coding sequence ATGGACGGCCGATACTGGGTTCCATTGATAGCGGCATTGACAGGCGCGAGGCGAGAAGAAATTGCGGGTATTAAGGCTGCTGAAATCATTCAGGTTGACGGCACCTGGTGCTTCGATATCAAGCCTAACGCAAACCGTCGCCTCAAGAACCGCCAGTCGGAGAGGCGTGTTCCGATTCACGCGCAGCTTCTTGACCTGGGCTTGATCAAGTATGTGAGAAGCATGGCCCGTCGCGGCGCGACGGTCGATCTGTTTCCTGACCTGAAACCGAGCAAAGCAACAGGAAATTTCGGAGACCAAGCCTACCCGGCTTTCGCAAACGCGATGAATGACCAAATCTCCGATGTAGATAAAAAATCCCTACATTCTTTCCGGCATTATATCATCGATGTGATCAACAATACCTCGGTCAAAAGTGAGTATCGCAACGACCTCCTTGGTCATCTCGGTGAGAGTATTGGCTCCAGCAGATATGGCAGCGGCACCAGCATCGCCAACCTTCGTGCAACCATCGATCTCTTGCCGCGTATTGCTGCCCTGGAACCGTTTTGTCAGACGTTCGAGGCTGGTTCGCAATCGTGA
- a CDS encoding LysR family transcriptional regulator, producing the protein MANLPPLSSLLAFEAVYRTGSVTDAARMLGRTHGAVSKQLKQLHEHSGVDLFEKHGSGLMLTDHGRAFARTVAAALDDIRGGYDTLVASCCRQPVKLLASATFARTWLIPVLSRFSTAFSDIEIALQLVGPGGSRDYEGVSDLSFSYNRLLSPEMLDGAVSLGDIAMGPVLAPDYPHRLEAGTLSFATRIDRRRTETMWQTWSQLSGIAVKTQKELVFDHTYLGFQAARTGMGAVMAPSFLVRSMLESGELIAPAGFVTFEDGFIVRPTWPRDRAPNPDALTLLDWLKDNARLEA; encoded by the coding sequence ATGGCCAATCTTCCGCCGCTCTCCAGTCTGCTCGCCTTCGAGGCCGTCTATCGCACCGGCTCGGTGACCGATGCGGCGCGCATGCTGGGCCGCACCCATGGCGCGGTGTCGAAGCAGTTGAAGCAGCTGCACGAGCATTCGGGTGTCGATCTTTTTGAAAAGCATGGTTCCGGCCTTATGCTGACGGATCACGGTCGTGCCTTCGCCAGGACGGTGGCGGCGGCGCTCGACGACATTCGCGGCGGCTATGACACGCTCGTCGCCTCCTGCTGCAGGCAACCCGTAAAGCTGCTCGCAAGTGCCACCTTCGCCCGGACCTGGCTGATACCGGTGCTGTCGCGGTTCAGTACGGCCTTCTCCGATATCGAGATCGCGCTGCAGCTCGTCGGCCCCGGTGGCAGCCGCGATTATGAAGGCGTTTCCGATCTCAGCTTTTCCTACAACCGACTCTTGAGCCCCGAAATGCTTGATGGCGCCGTATCGCTCGGGGATATCGCGATGGGCCCCGTGCTTGCGCCGGATTATCCGCATCGTCTGGAGGCGGGGACGCTTTCCTTCGCAACACGGATCGACCGGCGGCGGACGGAGACCATGTGGCAGACCTGGTCGCAGCTTTCGGGCATTGCAGTGAAGACGCAAAAGGAGCTGGTGTTCGACCACACCTATCTCGGCTTTCAGGCGGCACGGACCGGCATGGGCGCGGTAATGGCGCCATCCTTTCTCGTCCGCAGCATGCTGGAAAGCGGCGAGTTGATTGCGCCGGCCGGCTTCGTCACCTTCGAAGATGGCTTCATCGTTAGGCCGACCTGGCCTAGGGACCGCGCACCCAATCCGGATGCGCTGACGCTTCTCGACTGGCTGAAGGACAATGCGCGGCTCGAGGCGTAA
- a CDS encoding DUF6538 domain-containing protein — protein MPMIAHVFRRGAVYTWRRRVPVRSGNTTKASYIQVSLHTHDPAKARVIGAALHATSERAFELMAASRLTAEQARAWLEHVVKSELDAIDNRRLAEHDDISGGGYEDNRLLDELAGHCFRLLARQGKSAAFDPSKDKALAARGFSEEEIVRGGYLLDIYKRDFWSDARHGKTVREAGRVLGQNEISSLVYMELRRIQMEGRSVALSASLNPDDDRLGDAIAAASRVIEARESARRNIFADGTAAAPQGQDAALGGATPEPEAISVKQVEPLVFQGSSYSDDITDVICRLKAIKKREGADEKALRQFNQVFGVFREIIGVQKIQELRQHHFARYVDTLGELPTTYRKSPRDRDRPLIEILEEARDLPDDKKGMSASTLNRNLTFLGMLLQKARSEGHDVDPKIDLKGLKPRKTVKARDEKRVYTRRGPENFSASHVDWLRRQTSTS, from the coding sequence ATGCCGATGATCGCCCATGTTTTCCGCCGAGGTGCCGTTTACACCTGGCGCCGCCGTGTTCCCGTTCGCTCTGGAAATACAACCAAAGCTAGTTATATTCAGGTAAGCCTGCACACACACGACCCCGCCAAGGCTCGCGTGATCGGTGCAGCCCTGCATGCGACAAGCGAGAGAGCGTTCGAATTGATGGCAGCTTCACGATTAACCGCCGAGCAGGCAAGGGCATGGCTCGAGCACGTCGTAAAATCAGAACTTGATGCGATCGACAATCGCCGCCTTGCGGAACATGACGATATCTCGGGAGGCGGCTACGAGGACAACCGCCTTCTTGATGAATTGGCCGGGCATTGTTTTCGCCTTCTGGCTCGGCAGGGAAAGAGCGCAGCATTTGATCCGTCGAAAGACAAGGCGCTGGCGGCGCGTGGCTTTTCCGAGGAGGAGATCGTACGCGGCGGTTATCTGCTGGATATCTACAAGCGGGATTTCTGGTCTGATGCGCGACATGGCAAGACCGTGCGCGAAGCCGGTCGTGTGCTTGGTCAGAATGAAATATCGTCTCTGGTTTACATGGAGCTCAGACGGATACAGATGGAAGGAAGATCAGTTGCCCTTTCCGCTTCGCTGAACCCGGATGATGACCGCTTGGGCGACGCCATTGCGGCCGCGAGCAGGGTGATCGAAGCGCGGGAAAGCGCTCGCCGCAATATTTTTGCCGACGGCACGGCAGCTGCCCCGCAAGGACAGGATGCCGCGCTCGGTGGCGCAACGCCCGAGCCCGAAGCCATATCCGTCAAGCAGGTCGAACCGCTCGTTTTCCAGGGGAGCAGCTATTCGGACGATATCACTGATGTCATTTGCCGTCTGAAAGCGATCAAGAAGCGCGAGGGAGCCGACGAGAAGGCGCTGCGGCAGTTCAATCAGGTATTCGGTGTTTTTCGGGAAATCATCGGCGTCCAGAAGATTCAGGAACTGCGGCAGCATCATTTCGCTCGCTACGTGGACACGCTGGGCGAATTGCCCACGACCTATCGGAAGAGCCCGCGCGATAGGGACCGTCCATTGATTGAAATTCTCGAGGAAGCGCGAGATCTGCCTGATGACAAGAAGGGTATGTCGGCCTCAACGCTCAACCGAAACCTGACGTTTCTCGGTATGCTTTTGCAGAAGGCGAGATCGGAGGGCCATGACGTTGATCCGAAAATCGACCTGAAAGGCCTGAAGCCGCGAAAGACGGTCAAGGCGCGCGATGAAAAACGCGTTTACACCAGAAGAGGTCCAGAAAATTTTTCAGCATCCCATGTGGACTGGTTGCGCCGGCAAACATCGACGTCGTGA
- the ppdK gene encoding pyruvate, phosphate dikinase: protein MTNWVYGFGFDATEGHDIDRDRLGGKGASLAEMARMGLPVPPGITIIADVCRYFYDNDKRFPEGLKEAVEAGLRQVEAATGRHFGERKKPLLLSVRSGSRVSMPGMMDTVLNLGLNDETVRALAEDTGDERFAYDSYRRFIQMYADVVLGLDAELFEELLEERLSELGHHQDTRLSAAELKDIVTHYKDFLEEELGESFPQDPYEQLWGAISAVFSSWTSARATTFRALHAIPFEWGTAVNIQAMVFGNLGNDSATGVAFTRNPSTGEKALYGEFLVNAQGEDVVAGIRTPQSVTEAGRIASGSDRPSLEKLMPEAFDALVKVSARLERHYGDVQDMEFTIERGRLFMLQTRAGKRSAGAAMKIAMDMADEGLISRSEAIIRVDPATLDQMLHPTISPDYKGTQIGSGLPASPGAVTGEIVFSAEEAISAHAEGRKVILVRTETSPEDIHGMTAAVGVLTTRGGMTSHAAVVARGMGVPCVTGAGNMRVDRFANILHGIGGAMMHPGDRITIDGSTGRILKGAAPTQKPALSEDFQRLMGWADDVRRMRVRTNADTPGDARAARDFGAEGIGLCRTEHMFFDGGRIHTMRRMILAETEEGRREALDQLLPMQRADFEELFAIMHGLPVTIRLLDPPLHEFLPKTAGEVEDVAQGLGMDTDALRHRLDALYEFNPMLGHRGCRLAISYPEIAEMQARAIFEAAVAAARMTGEPVVPEILVPLVSLRAELDYVKARIEAVARAVMDESGMELDYLVGSMIELPRAALRAHEIAETAAFFSLGTNDLTQTTFGLSRDDAPGFLGNYQKKGIIERDPFISLDFDGVGELLKLAAERGRTTKPDLPIGICGEHGGDPVSINFCEGLGLDYVSCSPFRVPTARLAAAQATIRHTTES from the coding sequence ATGACGAACTGGGTATATGGCTTCGGATTTGACGCGACGGAGGGCCACGACATCGATCGGGACCGGCTGGGCGGCAAGGGCGCGAGCCTCGCCGAGATGGCCCGCATGGGGCTCCCCGTGCCGCCGGGCATCACCATCATCGCCGATGTCTGCCGCTATTTCTACGACAACGACAAGCGCTTTCCGGAGGGGTTGAAGGAGGCGGTCGAGGCGGGGCTGCGACAGGTGGAGGCGGCGACCGGCCGGCATTTCGGCGAGCGCAAAAAGCCACTCCTGCTCTCGGTGCGTTCCGGCTCGCGTGTCTCGATGCCCGGCATGATGGACACGGTGCTGAATCTCGGGCTCAACGACGAGACCGTGCGGGCGCTGGCGGAAGATACCGGCGACGAGCGTTTCGCCTATGACAGCTATCGCCGCTTCATCCAGATGTATGCCGATGTCGTGCTGGGGCTTGACGCGGAACTGTTCGAGGAACTGCTGGAAGAGCGGCTTTCCGAGCTCGGCCATCATCAGGATACCCGCCTTTCCGCCGCCGAGCTCAAGGATATCGTTACGCACTACAAGGATTTCCTCGAGGAGGAGCTCGGCGAGAGCTTTCCGCAGGACCCGTACGAACAGCTCTGGGGCGCGATCTCGGCGGTCTTTTCAAGCTGGACCAGCGCGCGTGCGACCACCTTCCGGGCGCTGCACGCAATCCCCTTCGAATGGGGCACCGCGGTCAATATCCAGGCCATGGTGTTCGGCAATCTCGGCAATGATTCCGCCACCGGCGTCGCCTTTACCCGCAATCCGTCGACGGGAGAGAAAGCGCTCTACGGCGAGTTCCTGGTCAATGCCCAGGGCGAGGATGTGGTGGCCGGCATCCGCACGCCGCAGAGCGTGACTGAAGCCGGGCGCATTGCTTCCGGCAGCGACCGGCCGTCGCTGGAAAAACTGATGCCCGAAGCCTTCGATGCGCTGGTCAAGGTCTCCGCCCGGCTGGAGCGCCATTATGGCGACGTGCAGGACATGGAGTTTACCATCGAGCGCGGCCGGCTTTTCATGCTGCAGACCCGCGCAGGCAAGCGCTCGGCGGGGGCGGCGATGAAGATCGCGATGGACATGGCCGATGAGGGGCTGATCAGCCGCTCCGAGGCCATCATCCGCGTCGATCCCGCAACCCTCGACCAGATGCTGCATCCGACGATTTCGCCCGACTACAAAGGCACGCAGATCGGCTCCGGCCTGCCGGCGTCCCCGGGTGCGGTGACCGGCGAGATCGTGTTTTCGGCCGAGGAGGCGATCAGCGCCCATGCCGAGGGCCGCAAGGTCATTCTGGTGCGCACCGAAACGAGCCCGGAGGATATCCACGGCATGACGGCTGCCGTTGGCGTGCTGACCACGCGCGGCGGCATGACCAGCCACGCCGCTGTCGTCGCTCGTGGCATGGGGGTCCCTTGCGTGACGGGTGCCGGCAACATGCGCGTCGACCGGTTTGCCAATATTCTCCATGGCATCGGCGGTGCGATGATGCATCCCGGCGATCGCATCACCATCGATGGTTCGACCGGCCGCATCCTCAAGGGCGCCGCACCGACCCAGAAGCCGGCGCTTTCCGAGGATTTCCAGCGTCTGATGGGCTGGGCCGACGATGTCCGCCGCATGAGGGTGCGCACCAATGCCGATACCCCCGGTGACGCGCGCGCCGCCCGCGATTTCGGCGCGGAGGGAATCGGGCTTTGCCGCACCGAGCACATGTTCTTCGATGGCGGCCGCATCCACACCATGCGCCGGATGATCCTTGCCGAAACCGAAGAGGGCCGTCGCGAGGCTTTGGACCAGCTGCTGCCGATGCAGCGCGCCGACTTCGAGGAATTGTTCGCCATCATGCACGGCCTGCCGGTGACGATCCGTCTGCTCGACCCGCCGCTGCACGAATTCCTGCCGAAGACGGCGGGCGAGGTCGAGGACGTGGCCCAGGGACTTGGGATGGATACCGACGCGCTTCGCCACCGGCTGGACGCGCTCTATGAATTCAACCCGATGCTTGGCCATCGCGGCTGTCGGCTGGCGATCTCCTATCCGGAAATCGCCGAGATGCAGGCCCGTGCGATCTTCGAGGCGGCCGTGGCCGCGGCGCGGATGACGGGGGAACCGGTGGTGCCGGAGATCCTGGTGCCGCTTGTCAGCCTGCGCGCCGAGCTCGATTACGTGAAAGCGCGCATCGAAGCGGTGGCGCGCGCGGTGATGGACGAGAGCGGCATGGAACTCGATTATCTCGTCGGCTCCATGATCGAGCTGCCGCGCGCTGCACTGCGCGCCCACGAGATCGCCGAGACGGCCGCCTTTTTCTCGCTTGGCACCAACGACCTGACGCAGACGACCTTCGGCCTCTCGCGCGACGATGCGCCGGGTTTTCTCGGCAATTACCAGAAGAAGGGCATCATCGAGCGCGATCCCTTCATCTCGCTCGATTTCGATGGCGTCGGCGAACTCCTGAAGCTCGCCGCCGAGCGCGGGCGGACGACGAAGCCGGATCTTCCGATCGGCATCTGCGGGGAGCATGGCGGCGACCCGGTGTCGATCAATTTCTGCGAGGGGCTGGGGCTCGACTACGTTTCCTGCTCGCCCTTCCGCGTGCCGACCGCCCGTCTGGCCGCCGCTCAGGCGACCATCCGCCACACGACGGAAAGCTGA
- a CDS encoding 5'-nucleotidase, lipoprotein e(P4) family: MPSPIVRLSTMSALTLSLTAACLAGPAMAQDATVPQNDLLNATLWMETSVEYKATVSQLFTLAKLQLDAALADADWTAVSDKQPEGYADLPVAIITDLDETMLDNGNYEASLVTRGTDYSSKEWTDYVNSETSTAVPGALDFLNYADSKGVKIFYVSNRKAIEKDGTVSNLEALGFPMGGNVDTVLLRGDKEEWTSAKESRIDYVAKDYRVLLLMGDNLGDFTDKADGSIADRDAVFDETADHWGHDWIMFPNPEYGSWESAAFGGDYGKSTDQRRQDKIDALDPWTPAQ; this comes from the coding sequence ATGCCCTCGCCCATTGTCCGCCTCTCCACAATGTCCGCCCTGACCCTGTCGTTGACCGCAGCCTGCCTTGCCGGCCCGGCCATGGCCCAGGACGCCACCGTTCCTCAGAACGACCTGCTGAATGCAACGCTCTGGATGGAAACCTCGGTCGAATACAAGGCGACCGTTTCCCAGCTCTTCACGCTTGCGAAGCTGCAACTCGATGCGGCGCTTGCCGACGCGGACTGGACGGCGGTTTCCGACAAGCAGCCGGAAGGCTATGCCGACCTTCCGGTCGCGATCATCACCGACCTCGACGAGACCATGCTCGACAACGGCAATTACGAAGCTTCTCTGGTCACGCGCGGCACCGATTACAGCTCGAAGGAATGGACCGACTACGTCAACAGCGAGACCTCGACGGCGGTTCCCGGTGCGCTCGATTTCCTGAACTATGCCGACAGCAAGGGCGTCAAGATCTTCTACGTCTCCAACCGCAAGGCAATCGAGAAGGACGGCACGGTCAGCAATCTTGAAGCCCTCGGTTTCCCGATGGGCGGCAATGTCGATACCGTGCTTTTGCGCGGTGACAAGGAAGAATGGACCTCGGCCAAGGAAAGCCGCATCGACTATGTCGCCAAGGACTATCGCGTGCTGCTGCTGATGGGCGACAACCTCGGCGACTTCACCGACAAGGCCGATGGTTCGATTGCCGATCGCGACGCGGTCTTCGACGAGACCGCCGATCACTGGGGTCATGACTGGATCATGTTCCCCAACCCGGAATACGGCTCATGGGAATCGGCGGCCTTCGGCGGCGATTACGGCAAGTCGACCGACCAGCGCCGCCAGGACAAGATCGACGCGCTCGATCCCTGGACGCCCGCACAGTAA